The Neobacillus sp. PS3-34 genome has a window encoding:
- a CDS encoding MBL fold metallo-hydrolase gives MKIHLLGTSAAEGFPGIFCQCEHCKKARILGGKNIRTRTSAIIDDILKIDFPPDTNLHVLRDGIDLSKITDLLITHTHSDHLYPEDLSMRLPIYAHGFDHPLHVYGHDLPIFLCRNRIGNTDGHIIYHHTHAYRTYEVSNYKVTPLLADHNKQESCMIFAIEKNEKSFLYGHDTGWFPHETWEWLKGKQMDLIILDCTNGHFPVRHNHLNIEAVKEMQGLFLQENILKKEGKIIVTHFSHNIGLQHQDLEDIFKPLGIEVAYDGKMIEI, from the coding sequence ATGAAAATTCACCTGTTAGGCACATCTGCTGCTGAAGGGTTTCCAGGAATCTTTTGTCAATGTGAGCATTGCAAAAAAGCCAGGATACTAGGAGGGAAAAATATTCGAACCAGAACCTCCGCCATTATTGACGATATCTTGAAAATTGATTTCCCTCCTGATACCAATTTACATGTCTTAAGAGATGGAATCGACCTGTCAAAGATAACTGATCTATTGATTACTCATACCCACTCGGATCATCTTTATCCTGAAGATCTAAGTATGAGGCTGCCAATCTATGCACATGGATTTGATCATCCATTACATGTTTATGGCCACGATTTACCTATCTTCCTTTGCCGAAATCGGATTGGAAATACGGATGGGCATATAATTTATCATCATACTCACGCTTATCGAACATATGAGGTGAGCAATTATAAGGTCACTCCACTGCTGGCGGATCATAATAAACAGGAATCGTGCATGATTTTTGCCATTGAGAAGAATGAAAAGTCATTTCTTTATGGCCATGATACCGGCTGGTTCCCCCATGAAACATGGGAATGGCTAAAGGGGAAACAAATGGACCTGATCATTCTGGATTGCACAAATGGGCATTTTCCAGTCCGCCATAACCATTTAAATATCGAAGCGGTGAAGGAAATGCAGGGTCTGTTTTTACAAGAAAATATTTTGAAAAAAGAAGGAAAAATAATCGTTACTCATTTTTCACACAATATTGGCCTTCAGCACCAGGATTTGGAGGATATTT
- a CDS encoding GNAT family N-acetyltransferase codes for MSEIRRLNTSDAAEAIQLSNKVFRKNSEKSMSEAFPHIFLPHQIANSFGMFHHGELVSFIGCVPSNIKMGPALLSVISIGSVCTVPEHTGMGYASRLLNEVIKQANDARASLMLVSGERSLYARAGCRPFGTFFLVRFKDPKLSIREAAITDKRIRKYKHSDLYQLNELLNSGKAFYESSLSNVQMLLQAESLASCIHFSQEILVSEQENKIDSFIVYGAPIQPSKKREGKVIQWGGTPENVFYLLSEALKINKLEHIEIHIPVPEHQQWSHYSRHVVKQKVRNMGTVKILSAGRLFEQLHPYFEEKGKLLNVAVIDQEVEIKFGGDRIVFDIESFISLLFDSKMHDQIPQWLQDVFPIPFPRTDGLHFV; via the coding sequence ATGTCTGAAATAAGAAGATTAAATACGTCAGATGCCGCAGAAGCAATTCAGCTTTCAAATAAAGTTTTTAGGAAAAATAGTGAAAAATCAATGAGCGAGGCATTCCCGCACATCTTTCTTCCCCATCAAATTGCAAACTCATTCGGAATGTTTCACCATGGAGAACTTGTATCTTTTATTGGGTGTGTTCCGTCTAACATTAAAATGGGCCCAGCACTTCTCTCTGTTATTTCCATAGGTTCTGTTTGTACCGTTCCAGAACATACAGGCATGGGTTATGCCAGCAGATTATTAAATGAAGTAATCAAACAGGCAAACGACGCAAGAGCTTCCTTAATGCTTGTATCCGGGGAAAGGTCTCTATACGCAAGGGCTGGTTGTCGTCCCTTCGGTACATTTTTTTTAGTTAGGTTTAAGGATCCAAAACTTTCCATAAGGGAAGCCGCCATTACAGATAAAAGGATTCGAAAATACAAACATTCAGACCTATATCAATTAAATGAACTATTAAATTCAGGTAAGGCTTTTTATGAGAGCTCATTATCAAATGTACAAATGCTATTACAGGCGGAATCCTTGGCCAGCTGCATCCATTTTTCTCAAGAAATATTGGTATCTGAGCAAGAAAATAAGATTGATAGTTTTATTGTTTATGGTGCTCCGATTCAACCCTCTAAAAAAAGGGAGGGAAAGGTAATTCAGTGGGGAGGGACTCCGGAGAATGTCTTTTATTTGTTGTCCGAAGCACTAAAAATAAACAAGCTGGAACATATAGAAATTCATATTCCAGTACCAGAGCATCAACAATGGTCACATTACTCAAGGCATGTCGTGAAACAAAAAGTCAGAAATATGGGAACAGTAAAAATTCTGAGTGCTGGTAGACTATTTGAACAGCTACATCCTTATTTCGAAGAGAAAGGCAAGCTTCTTAATGTAGCTGTAATAGATCAGGAAGTGGAGATAAAATTTGGAGGGGATAGAATTGTTTTTGACATAGAATCATTCATATCACTCCTTTTTGATTCAAAAATGCATGATCAAATTCCACAATGGCTGCAAGACGTTTTTCCAATACCATTTCCGAGAACGGATGGATTGCACTTTGTTTAA
- a CDS encoding DUF4855 domain-containing protein translates to MKQSSFSKSFKVGIVYTVLMSLISINASAAGKPSPNDSLRNVALEKPYTVTQEMKDNQLMSYETRTEGDNGSKYELTDGKKGSSTDFLDKNWVGYSRQVARSVTIDLEKPTFVQSIYSGFLSQREAAIDFPRYVHFYLSDDGNQWFDAGSVYPRNSSSQEASREEFSVDDIKVTARYVKVQFEVGMFSFADEITVLGRDAGKKDKKVGTLKKSKAPKDEPLPDNKATGGVKDMYLSFLYPDHTGNGPLGTWHKEDFKHVITHVDKNGKSDDWMYNSILFAMGGNPYDDYKDQTLWNEAINKLFKPDVNLDALEESTKENKQILGDSKHKTKVVLGIPYPALEATNWGTVDGKTLNFSIDQPGGEKAALEARSEAVEWYVEQVEEQFKQKHYQNIELEGFYWTHEEIGYKTIYEEQLVKNTANMLHERDYKFYWIPFFQSNGTTIWKELGFDSVMMQPNYYFQTFFGETPPKVERLI, encoded by the coding sequence ATGAAACAATCATCATTCTCAAAAAGTTTTAAGGTCGGAATTGTCTATACGGTATTGATGAGTTTAATATCTATTAATGCATCTGCAGCAGGGAAACCTTCTCCAAACGACTCTCTTAGAAATGTTGCATTAGAAAAACCATACACGGTCACTCAAGAAATGAAAGACAATCAGCTTATGAGCTATGAAACTAGAACGGAAGGAGATAACGGCAGCAAATATGAACTAACCGATGGTAAAAAAGGGAGTAGTACGGATTTTCTGGACAAAAACTGGGTTGGATACTCAAGGCAAGTGGCACGTTCTGTTACGATTGATCTTGAAAAACCTACTTTTGTTCAAAGCATTTACAGCGGGTTTCTGAGTCAAAGGGAAGCGGCCATTGATTTTCCCCGTTATGTTCATTTTTACCTTTCAGATGATGGAAATCAGTGGTTTGATGCAGGCTCTGTTTATCCAAGGAATTCAAGCAGCCAGGAGGCTTCGAGAGAAGAATTCAGCGTGGATGATATCAAGGTAACTGCAAGATATGTCAAAGTTCAGTTTGAAGTAGGAATGTTTTCCTTTGCTGACGAGATTACGGTGCTTGGAAGAGATGCAGGGAAAAAAGACAAAAAAGTTGGGACGTTAAAGAAATCAAAGGCTCCAAAAGATGAACCGCTTCCAGATAATAAGGCAACTGGCGGAGTAAAGGATATGTATCTCTCCTTTTTATATCCTGATCATACAGGCAACGGGCCGCTTGGAACATGGCATAAAGAGGATTTCAAGCATGTGATTACCCATGTGGATAAAAATGGTAAATCTGATGATTGGATGTATAATTCAATTCTTTTTGCAATGGGTGGAAATCCATATGACGATTATAAGGATCAGACTCTATGGAATGAAGCCATCAATAAATTGTTTAAGCCAGACGTGAACCTGGATGCTCTTGAGGAATCAACTAAGGAAAACAAACAAATACTTGGAGATTCCAAGCATAAAACCAAGGTCGTATTGGGTATTCCGTATCCGGCTTTAGAGGCAACCAATTGGGGAACAGTTGATGGAAAAACGTTAAACTTTAGTATTGACCAGCCTGGCGGTGAAAAGGCTGCACTAGAAGCCCGTTCCGAAGCTGTTGAGTGGTACGTAGAACAGGTTGAAGAACAGTTTAAACAAAAACACTATCAGAATATTGAACTGGAAGGCTTTTATTGGACCCATGAAGAAATCGGCTACAAAACGATCTATGAGGAACAATTGGTAAAAAATACTGCGAATATGCTGCATGAGAGAGATTACAAGTTTTATTGGATACCATTTTTTCAATCTAATGGAACGACCATTTGGAAGGAACTCGGCTTTGATTCAGTTATGATGCAGCCAAACTATTATTTCCAAACCTTTTTTGGCGAAACGCCTCCAAAGGTGGAGAGGTTGATTTAA
- a CDS encoding response regulator gives MKLLIADDEQYIRVSLSEDIQWEDYGIKLLGSASTGKEALDLVHLLKPDVLLSDILMPDLTGLELLKALRDEKIHIPVIFLSGYSNFEYAREAIKFGASNYLLKPCPDEEIVEALIEIKTLRETKVQQTNRRDDLDIQSNKHVIKLACEILHDDLGNGSALTTIAEKVNMNSSAFSRLFHQEMGCSFKKYVTSIKINKAKKLLLESNFKVQHIAENLGYVSTSHFVQVFSKNTGMTPGAFRENKSI, from the coding sequence ATGAAGCTGTTAATTGCAGACGATGAACAATACATTCGAGTATCTTTATCTGAAGATATTCAATGGGAAGACTATGGCATTAAGCTGTTAGGTTCGGCTTCGACAGGTAAAGAAGCTCTTGATCTAGTCCATTTGTTAAAGCCCGACGTTCTATTGAGCGATATTTTGATGCCGGATTTAACAGGATTGGAACTGTTAAAAGCATTAAGGGATGAAAAAATTCATATTCCTGTGATTTTTTTATCGGGTTATAGCAATTTTGAATATGCCAGAGAAGCAATTAAATTTGGTGCATCCAATTATTTGTTAAAGCCCTGCCCGGATGAAGAAATTGTTGAGGCTCTTATTGAAATAAAAACTTTGAGGGAAACGAAGGTCCAACAAACGAACCGGCGTGATGATCTGGACATTCAATCCAATAAGCATGTCATTAAATTGGCATGTGAAATTCTCCATGATGATTTAGGAAATGGAAGTGCACTTACGACCATTGCTGAAAAAGTAAACATGAATTCTTCTGCGTTTAGCAGGCTTTTCCACCAGGAAATGGGCTGTTCGTTTAAAAAATATGTTACCTCAATCAAAATCAACAAGGCAAAGAAGCTACTCCTTGAAAGCAATTTTAAGGTTCAGCATATTGCGGAAAATTTGGGCTATGTCAGCACGAGTCACTTTGTCCAGGTTTTTAGTAAAAATACAGGAATGACCCCCGGAGCATTCCGGGAAAATAAAAGCATTTAA
- a CDS encoding histidine kinase, producing MKKGIFSHLKLRPFTVKTKMIAYTMLVLIPVLLFCLIYQKEAESILKEKAGTLIVETVGLSTSWLDEVLSGAVRISAAVGSDRVISQYILSQQGTLADYENIVNTRAAAERLNEILNTETRVTSIWIYLPEQGRVLSTEYGFYQVNDKTPLKWIQARPLHGHMQAWLYPTNEFLKAKGLIDLTGLKESPKNITFIRILPGVGTDKDPVIIGTTYHQFTIDSLLNDVSSKTNSSVFLYNQSNKLVNSIGSEIGTDPVPWKTKQKGAYTFKDDHLITYSTSELTGWKIVASAPIKNYMGGLSLLNWLIFSFLFIVLLLSVYSSRALTKGFHQPLKQMLDHFKSIEQGDLSVRMVYKKKDEFGVLAEGFNQMAVTQEYLIRSVYEERIAKQQAELNFLTSQIQPHFLYNTLGALYSMAKRVDSTLAHALISMSRLFRFSLTDGNDMISVMDSMEHISYYMYLLNIRNPNKYVLETYVEPAAQYYKIPKLIIQPLVENSVKHGIEKTARQGVISISVTVLSNDLLIMISDNGIGMKKENLDELKNRIKNSLHQTDAITAAPKEEQENMVGTNYALINIYKRLQLKYGDHFHFNIDSEWNKGTTVTYRFKKEDP from the coding sequence ATGAAAAAAGGTATTTTTTCTCATTTAAAACTTCGTCCTTTTACTGTTAAAACGAAGATGATTGCCTACACGATGTTGGTCCTGATACCCGTCTTGCTATTTTGCCTTATTTATCAGAAGGAGGCTGAAAGCATTTTAAAGGAAAAGGCAGGGACCTTAATCGTTGAAACGGTTGGCCTTTCCACCTCTTGGCTCGATGAGGTCCTGAGCGGCGCCGTCAGGATATCTGCAGCAGTTGGATCTGACCGGGTCATTAGCCAATACATATTAAGTCAGCAAGGGACGCTTGCTGACTATGAAAATATCGTTAATACACGTGCAGCCGCTGAAAGGCTTAACGAAATCTTGAATACAGAAACAAGGGTCACGTCAATATGGATTTACCTTCCTGAGCAGGGTAGAGTTCTTTCAACTGAATATGGTTTTTATCAAGTAAACGATAAAACCCCCCTGAAGTGGATTCAAGCCAGACCACTCCATGGCCATATGCAAGCCTGGCTCTATCCGACCAATGAATTTCTGAAAGCCAAGGGTTTGATCGATTTGACTGGTCTTAAGGAATCTCCGAAAAATATAACTTTTATCAGAATTCTTCCGGGAGTTGGAACCGATAAGGATCCTGTAATTATTGGGACTACCTACCATCAATTTACGATTGACTCATTGCTGAATGATGTTTCCAGTAAAACGAACTCTTCGGTCTTTTTATACAATCAGTCCAATAAATTAGTAAATAGCATCGGATCTGAAATTGGTACGGATCCAGTCCCATGGAAGACAAAACAAAAAGGTGCTTACACCTTTAAGGACGATCATTTAATCACCTATTCGACATCAGAGCTTACTGGCTGGAAAATCGTGGCAAGTGCACCAATTAAGAATTATATGGGCGGATTATCACTTTTAAATTGGCTAATCTTTTCTTTTCTCTTTATTGTATTGCTTTTATCCGTGTACAGTTCCCGAGCTTTAACGAAAGGATTTCATCAGCCTCTTAAACAAATGCTTGATCATTTTAAAAGCATCGAGCAAGGAGATTTATCAGTCAGGATGGTTTATAAAAAGAAGGATGAATTTGGTGTTTTAGCCGAAGGGTTTAATCAAATGGCCGTAACGCAGGAGTACCTGATACGATCAGTCTACGAGGAAAGAATTGCAAAGCAGCAGGCAGAATTAAATTTTTTGACCTCTCAAATTCAGCCGCATTTTCTGTATAATACGCTGGGGGCACTTTATTCCATGGCAAAAAGGGTAGATTCTACCCTTGCACATGCATTAATATCGATGTCGCGCCTGTTTCGATTTAGTTTAACAGACGGTAACGATATGATCTCGGTTATGGACTCCATGGAGCATATCTCCTATTATATGTATCTATTAAATATTAGGAATCCAAATAAATATGTCCTTGAAACCTATGTCGAACCTGCAGCACAATACTACAAAATTCCTAAATTGATCATCCAGCCGCTAGTTGAAAACTCAGTAAAACATGGGATTGAGAAAACAGCTCGTCAAGGTGTCATTTCCATTTCAGTCACAGTATTATCGAATGACTTGCTCATTATGATTTCTGATAATGGAATAGGAATGAAGAAAGAGAATTTAGACGAGTTGAAGAATCGAATCAAAAATAGTTTGCATCAAACTGATGCAATTACGGCAGCTCCAAAAGAAGAGCAGGAAAATATGGTTGGAACGAATTATGCACTTATCAACATTTATAAAAGACTTCAATTAAAATATGGAGATCATTTTCATTTCAACATTGACAGTGAATGGAATAAAGGTACGACTGTGACTTATCGATTTAAAAAGGAGGATCCTTGA
- a CDS encoding MurR/RpiR family transcriptional regulator, which translates to MRETDQNINTLVMIKSIYLSLSKAEQKVAEYVLANADETIYSSVTLLAEKAGVGETSVIRFCRKLGFKGFQEFKLSIAQDLVNPAEQVHGEIQESDSAETICQKITSYNINALNNTTSLLSVNALSKATEAFIKARKIYFFGIGSSGITAGDAKYRFMRLGFHADSATDAHIMAMNASLVTKEDVVMGISSSGSTKDLVEAIQIAKENGAHIIALTNHAKSPITLSADTVLLAAAKETPFQGGAFSSKIAQIHVLDLLSTLIAMRDHEKSFKAIEKTAKSVVGKLF; encoded by the coding sequence ATGAGAGAAACAGACCAAAATATTAATACTCTAGTAATGATCAAAAGCATTTACCTATCGCTCTCAAAGGCGGAGCAGAAAGTGGCGGAATACGTTCTTGCTAATGCGGATGAAACCATTTATTCTTCGGTCACGCTGCTTGCCGAAAAGGCAGGAGTGGGTGAAACAAGTGTAATCCGTTTTTGCCGTAAGCTGGGCTTCAAAGGATTTCAGGAATTCAAATTATCGATTGCACAGGATCTTGTAAACCCGGCTGAACAGGTACATGGTGAAATTCAGGAATCTGATTCGGCTGAAACCATTTGCCAGAAGATTACGTCTTATAATATAAATGCCCTGAATAATACAACAAGCCTTCTTTCTGTAAATGCACTTTCCAAAGCAACAGAGGCATTTATCAAGGCGCGGAAAATATACTTTTTTGGAATCGGGTCATCAGGAATTACGGCCGGTGATGCAAAATACAGATTCATGAGGCTTGGCTTTCATGCTGATTCGGCAACCGATGCACATATTATGGCGATGAATGCTTCACTTGTAACAAAAGAAGATGTCGTTATGGGCATTTCTTCTTCTGGGAGTACAAAAGATCTGGTAGAGGCCATTCAAATTGCGAAGGAAAATGGTGCCCATATCATAGCCTTGACCAACCATGCCAAATCGCCGATTACACTTTCGGCGGATACAGTGCTGCTGGCAGCTGCAAAAGAAACTCCTTTTCAGGGTGGTGCTTTTTCATCAAAAATTGCCCAAATTCATGTATTGGATTTATTATCTACATTAATTGCGATGAGGGATCACGAAAAATCCTTCAAGGCCATAGAAAAAACGGCTAAATCTGTTGTTGGTAAACTATTTTAA
- a CDS encoding ROK family protein, which produces MAALCNCGFRGCLEVFASGTGIARMMKEQLALNNTDISKDIIIETVTSESVFELYQQGNQMAISVIETMLNALSFGIVNLIHTFNPTTLILGGGVMKNGGWILASVKERVARIGLRSMIDPVHIFRAKLGSDSGLIGAAYQSFVYKNQLMHSEGIE; this is translated from the coding sequence ATGGCCGCTTTGTGCAACTGTGGTTTTCGAGGCTGCCTGGAGGTATTTGCTTCAGGAACAGGGATAGCTAGAATGATGAAGGAACAGTTGGCTCTAAATAATACCGATATCAGTAAGGATATCATTATTGAAACGGTTACAAGTGAATCAGTGTTCGAATTATACCAACAAGGCAATCAAATGGCGATAAGTGTAATCGAAACGATGCTGAATGCTCTGTCTTTCGGTATCGTTAATTTAATCCATACCTTTAATCCAACCACTCTCATTCTTGGCGGTGGTGTAATGAAGAACGGAGGATGGATTTTAGCATCTGTAAAGGAGAGAGTAGCCAGAATTGGTCTTCGGTCCATGATAGACCCTGTTCATATCTTCAGGGCCAAGCTTGGGTCTGATTCAGGATTAATCGGAGCTGCCTACCAGTCATTTGTTTACAAAAATCAACTAATGCATTCGGAGGGGATAGAATGA
- a CDS encoding ROK family protein gives MSISIGIDIGGTKIALGLVDESGTILLKTSFLTPRSGRNEVLSIIKEGIHSLMKKAEMNEWGKVIGIGIGTAGQIDFKQGCVLSGTTNIQDWNNVPLKSVIENMFDVPVWVDNDVNVILLAEKYLGAAQGENDVVCLALGTGVGGAVISGGEFIRGSWGAAAELGHISLDMNGRFVQLWFSRLPGGICFRNRDS, from the coding sequence ATGTCCATTAGCATTGGAATCGATATTGGTGGAACAAAGATTGCACTTGGCCTTGTGGATGAATCTGGTACCATACTTCTCAAAACGTCATTTCTTACACCAAGAAGCGGAAGAAATGAAGTTCTTTCTATTATTAAAGAAGGAATTCATTCTTTAATGAAAAAAGCTGAAATGAATGAATGGGGTAAGGTTATCGGAATAGGCATTGGGACAGCCGGCCAGATTGATTTTAAACAGGGCTGTGTCTTATCTGGTACAACAAATATTCAGGATTGGAACAATGTACCGCTAAAATCGGTGATAGAGAATATGTTTGATGTTCCTGTTTGGGTGGACAATGATGTGAATGTAATCCTTTTAGCTGAAAAATACCTGGGGGCAGCCCAAGGAGAAAATGATGTCGTCTGCCTGGCACTGGGAACAGGGGTTGGCGGTGCTGTTATCTCTGGGGGGGAGTTTATTCGAGGGTCTTGGGGAGCGGCGGCTGAGCTTGGGCATATATCCTTAGATATGAATGGCCGCTTTGTGCAACTGTGGTTTTCGAGGCTGCCTGGAGGTATTTGCTTCAGGAACAGGGATAGCTAG
- a CDS encoding N-acetylmannosamine-6-phosphate 2-epimerase, producing the protein MLEKLKGQLIVSCQALEDEPLHGSEIMARMALAAKEGGAAAIRANGFEDIKEIKQTIKLPVIGIVKRNYHDSEIYISPTMKEVDEVHSAGAEILALDLTNRDRPDGLSNEEMILMIKEKFPALLIMADISTYEEGIAAADLGLDLIGTTLAGYTSYSKKFDHPDFELISKLSQELSVPIIAEGRINTPEEAARCLELGAWSVVVGTAITRPQLITKRFSERLGIRG; encoded by the coding sequence TTGCTTGAAAAATTAAAAGGACAGTTAATTGTTTCCTGCCAGGCGCTTGAGGATGAACCTTTACATGGATCCGAAATCATGGCCAGAATGGCGCTGGCAGCAAAGGAAGGGGGAGCAGCTGCAATTCGAGCAAATGGCTTTGAGGACATAAAAGAGATCAAACAAACCATCAAACTTCCTGTCATCGGAATTGTTAAAAGGAATTATCACGATAGTGAAATTTACATATCACCTACCATGAAAGAGGTGGATGAAGTTCACTCCGCCGGTGCGGAAATCTTGGCACTCGATTTAACGAACAGAGATCGGCCAGATGGCTTATCCAATGAGGAAATGATTTTAATGATCAAAGAAAAATTTCCAGCACTCCTAATAATGGCTGATATATCTACGTATGAAGAGGGTATTGCTGCCGCTGACCTTGGATTGGATCTTATAGGAACAACATTGGCGGGCTACACCTCTTATTCAAAAAAGTTCGATCATCCGGATTTTGAGCTAATTTCTAAACTCTCACAGGAATTATCAGTGCCTATCATCGCAGAAGGAAGGATCAATACACCGGAGGAAGCTGCAAGATGTTTGGAATTAGGGGCATGGTCTGTTGTAGTCGGTACGGCGATTACTAGGCCACAGCTTATTACCAAAAGGTTTTCTGAAAGACTTGGCATAAGAGGTTAG
- a CDS encoding MFS transporter — MNQSIKTILISAFCMNLAGFAVLSFLAVYLSHHLLFSVGETGTVLSLMTLSSRGLPIFAGGMGDRYGYKNMMGIGLLIRGSGFILLAFAQSFFFIGIGTTLIGIGSACYEPSSMAFFSSEATGENKKRIFTYLNLSLNGGAIIGPLLGGYLLLLDPSYPFIISGLTFYILFFFQFIIIKPQRKIVRNRNSIVAGVKQIVTNKRFMNYCFAMIFFWFMFAQLTVSIPLHMYNLSKNESLVTIIITVNAVTGLVFMFLFRRLYVKINIFTLLKIGIVTMSCSLFMIVFTSTPYWLLICILFFTIGETLVLPSSDIAISEFTQEKFQGSYYGFFEISFAVGATFGNYAGSFLINQQPSSFIPWIVFSGVGMIGFLLIWLLNKKPHCRILRELEDNGRQNIR, encoded by the coding sequence TTGAATCAATCTATCAAAACGATATTGATTTCCGCATTTTGTATGAATCTTGCAGGATTCGCTGTATTATCATTTCTTGCTGTTTATTTATCCCATCATCTTCTTTTTTCAGTTGGAGAAACGGGAACAGTTTTGTCATTAATGACATTATCCTCAAGAGGACTGCCTATATTTGCAGGAGGGATGGGAGATCGTTATGGATATAAAAATATGATGGGGATTGGCCTTTTAATCAGAGGAAGCGGCTTCATTTTGCTGGCCTTTGCGCAATCTTTTTTCTTTATTGGTATTGGGACAACTTTAATCGGTATCGGTTCAGCATGCTATGAACCTTCATCAATGGCATTTTTTTCATCTGAAGCAACAGGGGAGAACAAAAAAAGAATATTTACCTATTTAAACCTTTCTCTAAATGGAGGTGCGATTATTGGCCCGTTATTAGGAGGCTATTTACTCCTACTTGACCCGAGCTATCCTTTTATCATAAGTGGATTGACCTTTTACATATTGTTCTTTTTCCAATTCATCATAATAAAGCCTCAGAGAAAGATAGTAAGGAATCGGAATTCTATTGTAGCTGGTGTAAAACAAATCGTAACTAATAAAAGATTCATGAATTATTGCTTCGCCATGATTTTCTTTTGGTTTATGTTTGCACAGTTAACAGTATCCATACCACTTCACATGTACAATCTTTCGAAAAATGAGAGCTTAGTAACAATCATCATTACCGTTAACGCGGTAACTGGACTTGTTTTTATGTTTTTATTTAGGAGGTTATATGTAAAAATAAATATCTTTACTTTACTTAAAATAGGAATTGTCACCATGAGCTGTTCGCTATTCATGATCGTTTTTACTTCCACGCCATATTGGCTGCTCATATGCATTCTATTTTTTACTATCGGAGAAACACTTGTTTTGCCATCTTCAGATATTGCTATATCAGAGTTTACTCAAGAAAAGTTCCAGGGCTCATATTACGGATTTTTTGAGATATCCTTCGCTGTCGGTGCAACCTTTGGTAATTACGCTGGGTCATTTTTAATCAATCAACAGCCAAGCAGCTTTATTCCGTGGATTGTGTTTTCTGGAGTGGGTATGATAGGCTTTTTATTGATTTGGCTGCTTAATAAAAAACCACATTGCAGAATTCTTCGAGAGCTTGAAGACAATGGGAGACAAAATATTCGATAA
- a CDS encoding CGNR zinc finger domain-containing protein, translated as MENTREVNVILSFLNTWEIPNMERIPKDHLLTVSDVKNFVYEYLENDKNIDGLKDVIELRTQIRNAIEQNDGELINNWIKKRDIQFKIKTNDTKQVFEVDFGFNHNSLVDNILVIVLNLILQGTFHRIKICPDCKWVFYDQSKSGTKKWCNMNATSSDGRACGTISKVKRYREKNKL; from the coding sequence ATGGAGAACACTAGGGAAGTAAATGTTATCCTTTCCTTTTTAAATACATGGGAAATCCCCAATATGGAAAGGATTCCTAAAGATCATCTCCTGACAGTCTCAGATGTTAAAAATTTTGTTTATGAATATCTTGAGAATGATAAAAACATAGATGGATTAAAGGATGTAATCGAGCTCCGAACCCAAATAAGAAACGCAATTGAACAAAATGATGGAGAATTAATTAATAATTGGATTAAAAAAAGAGACATTCAATTCAAGATTAAAACCAACGATACTAAACAAGTGTTTGAGGTGGATTTTGGTTTTAACCATAATAGTCTCGTGGACAATATCCTTGTTATTGTTCTTAATTTAATTCTGCAAGGAACTTTTCATCGCATAAAAATTTGTCCGGATTGTAAATGGGTCTTCTATGACCAATCGAAAAGCGGTACAAAAAAATGGTGCAATATGAATGCGACCAGTTCAGATGGAAGAGCATGCGGAACAATATCGAAGGTGAAAAGGTATCGAGAAAAGAACAAGCTTTGA
- a CDS encoding GNAT family N-acetyltransferase: MSENLVIRPAIKEDINELYELMIQYIVDFYKKAKPAEESLKGLIQNLLENPNSGIQFVAEKDGRLLGFATLYFTFSTLQVKRAAILNDLFILSDARGQKLGEHLFQACLSYIRSNDFAYMTWETAKDNLVAQSLYNKMGGQLSEWLVYEIE; this comes from the coding sequence ATGAGTGAGAATCTAGTAATCAGACCAGCAATTAAAGAGGATATTAATGAATTGTATGAACTAATGATTCAGTATATTGTCGATTTTTATAAAAAAGCAAAACCTGCAGAAGAATCACTTAAAGGATTGATTCAAAACCTACTCGAGAACCCTAATAGTGGAATCCAATTTGTCGCTGAAAAGGATGGAAGGTTATTAGGATTTGCGACTCTTTACTTTACCTTTAGCACTCTGCAGGTGAAAAGAGCCGCTATTCTAAACGATTTATTTATTTTGTCAGATGCCAGAGGACAGAAATTGGGCGAACATTTATTTCAAGCATGCTTATCCTACATAAGAAGTAACGATTTTGCTTATATGACATGGGAAACGGCCAAGGATAATTTAGTCGCTCAATCCCTTTATAACAAAATGGGTGGTCAGCTGTCCGAATGGCTTGTGTATGAAATCGAGTAA